The genomic region CCGATGCACCGGTTGTGGGATCCCCAGTACGGCTGCGGATTCCTGGAGTGCTGCCCGAATCCGGCCGAGCTGAACCACGTCCTGAACCTCATCCTCGCGGTCCTGCCGCCACGGGATGCCAGGCTCATCCGCAAACGACTGGCCGCGCTCGACGAGCTGTGGTGACCGGCCGGGACTGTCCTGCTTGGACAGTCCCGGCCGTTCGTGATCACACCGATCCTAACTGTTCGAGCACACCAGCCGACCGTCGAACCGGTCGGCATTTTGGCGACCCGTGGGTATGCTCCGGCAACATCAAGACGACGTCCGCGGACTTTGTTTCCTAAGTCCTGTCGGCATTCGAGTAAGAAAGTCGGTCAATGCTGCAGATTCATCGGGACTCGCGTTCGGTCGAAGATCTGCCCTACGAGCTGGTGGAGCGGAAGGGTGTCGGGCACCCGGACACCATGTGCGACGCGATGGCCGAGCGCATGTCGCGCTACTACTCCCAGCACTGCCTGAAGGAGTTCGGCGGGGTCGCGCACCACTGGTTCGACAAGGTGACCCTCTACGGTGGCGGCGCGGACATCGACTACGGCCGTGGCGAGATCACCGCGCCGTACCGGGTGAAGGTCTTCGGCAAGGGCGCCTACCGGGTGGGCAGCACCGAGATTCCGGTGCAGGACATCATGTTCCGGGCCGCCTCCGATGTGCTCTCGCAGGTCACCACCGGCTTCGACCCGTCGAAGCACCTGGTGGTCGAGCTGGGCATCGTGGACCACCACGGTTCCGGCCGCGGGGTCTCCCGGTACCAGCCGCAGTCCGTCGCGGACCTGGTCAAGGTCCGCTCCGGCGGCCTGGTCTCCAACGACACCAACCTGCTGCACGGTTTCGCGCCGCTGTCCCGGCTGGAGAACCTGGTGCAGGGCCTGGAGCACCTGATCAACGGGTCCGACTTCAAGCAGCGGCACCCCGACAGCGGCTGGGACGTCAAGGTTTTCGGCAGCCGCCGCGGCGACAAGTTCAGCCTGGTCGTCAACATGCCGTTCCTGGCCGCGCACATCGAGTCGATGGACCAGTACTGGGCGCGCAAGGCGGTCATCCAGCAGGAGCTCAACGAGTTCATCCAGGGCCTCGGCATCGCCGACTACGAGCTGCTGATGAACGCCACCGACCGCAACGGCCGCCCTTACCTCACCGCGCTCGGCTCGGTGGCCGACACCGGTGACGTCGGTGTGGTCGGCCGAGGCAACCGGGTCAACGGACTGATCACGCCGATGCGCCCGATGAGCATCGAGGCGCCGGCCGGCAAGAACCCGCTGGACCACACCGGCAAGATCTACAACGTGATGGCCATGCGGCTGGCCCAGCAGGTGCACGAGAAGTGCGGCGGGGCGACCCAGGTGCACATCTTCACCTCCAAGGAAGCGCCGCTGGAGAGCCCCGACGAGGTCGTGGTGACCGCGCCGGACCCGGACGAGGCCATGGTGGCCGCGCTGGTCGAGGAAGCCATTGCCAACACCGGTGAGCTGACCGTCGAGCTGATCGAGAAGGGCATCACCCTGTGGTGAGTCCCGCCCAGGTGCGGCCGCTGCTCGCGGAGGTGCTGCGCACGGGCCGCCGCCAGGACACCGGACCGCTCGGCGGGCCGGTGCCGGGCGGCGGCACGCACTTCGTGACCATGGTCAAACCTGAGGTGCTGCAAGACGGAAGTGCCGCTGAGGTGCTGGGCGAGGTCGTCCGGGTGCTCGGTGACGGCAAGGTGGACATCCTGCGCTGCGCGGTGACCACGGCCAGGGAGTTCGGCGAGCGGGGTTACCTGCTCCAGCACTACCCCCGGCTGCACCGGGTGGCCGCTGACGGGGCCGCCGCGCTGAGTTCTGGTGCCAGCCGGGAGTTGGCAGCGCTGCTGGACTCCTCGGGCGCCAGCGGCGCGCTGGGGGCCTTCGAGGCGATGACCCTGGACCCCGGGCTGGACCCGGCGGCGCTGGAGGCCCGGTGCCGCCAGGCCGGGATCCACAAGCTTGGCTCGGGCTCCTACGCCTCGGTGGTCCAGCTGCACGGGCGCGATGTGGTGGTGCTCAACGGGTTCCTGCCGGTGCTCGCCGCGGGTTATCGCGGCAGCGCCGGACTGGTCGGCCTGTTGGAGTGCCACAGCGAGCGCGAGATCGAGGACCTGCGGGACAACCTGCTCGGCGAGCTGCACCCCGGCAAGGCCGATCCGGCCTCGCTGCGCGGCGCGGTGCACGCGCTGGTCGGCGGGCCGGGCAGGATCGCGCTGTCCGAGGGCCGCAACGCGGTGCACCTGTCCGCGGGCCACCTGGAAGGCATGTTCCAGAGCTGGCGCTACTTCAGCGCCGCGGACGGGCGGGGCCTGGACGCCACCGTGCTGGGCCGCTCGCTCGCCGGGCTCGGCCTGCCGATGGACGCGGTGGCGGCGCTGGCCGGGGACCACAACGTGGCCGAGGAGTCCGGGGAGACGGTGTCCCCGCACGGCGCCACCGAGGGCCTGAGCCGCGAGCAGACCCTGGACGCGGTCCGGCGCTGGACCGCGCGCTAGCCGCGGCTGACCAGGTCCAGGTTCGCCGGGAACCGCGCCCAGAAGCGGGAAACCCAGCCGAGGTACCACGGGATGAACTCGGCGTCGCGCTGCGCGAGCAGCGTCACGTGGTGGTACCTCGGCAGGAACCAGATCGCGCCGAGCCTGGCCAGGTCGGCCGCCTCGACAGTCGGGAGCGCCGGGTTGGCGCGCAGCAGCGCCAGGAACCGGCGCACCGCGGACGGATCCAGCTCGAAGTCACCCCGGCCCTTGCGGCAGGACAGCCACAGCGCCTTGCCGATGTCGGCCGGCCGGTGGGAGAACCCGGTCTCGTCCCAGTCGATCACGGTCAGCGGCCGGGACTCGTGCCAGATCAGGTTCCGGCCGTGCAGGTCACCGTGGTACAGCGCGGGTTCACCGGTCCCGGTCAGCCGGAGCGCCGCGGCCAGCAGGTCGCCGAGGTGCTCGTCCATGGCGCGCAACAGGTTGTCCCACTCGCCGGTCAGCACCTCCTTGGCCTCAAGCTGTTCTCGCTCGCCCTCGGTCAGCCACGGTGTCGCGTAGTCCCAGACCAGCTCGGCGGGGACCGCCGCAGTACCGGCGGCCAGCTCGCCGAGCACACCGGCCAGCACGTCCAGGTGCCGGGCCGCGTCCTCGGAGGCCGCTCCGGGCACGAACGGCCGGATGACCACCAGCCGATCCGGTGCGGCGTAACCAATGTCGAGTACCGGCGGGTACCAGTCGGTGCCGCTCAGCGCCTCGTCCACCCGCCGGATCCGCCGGTGGTCGGTCTCGGCCGAGGTGGCCGCGCAGTGCGCCTTCACCGACAGCACCCGGTCGCCGTCGATGAGCCGGTAGGAGCGGTTGACGCCCCTGCCCTCCAGCTCCTCCGCCTCGCCCGCGTCGATGAGCCGCACCGCCCGCTCGATCACGGGCCGGACTCCCCCACGACCAGTTCGGCGCTGGTCCACCGCTCCACCGCGGCCACCAGGTCGGCCACCGGCTGCGCGCTGTCCAGGCGCAGCACCGGACAGGTCAGTCCGGCCAGCCACTTCTCGTCGCTGGCCAGGCTGCGGCTGGCGGTGTCGTCGTCGTATCCCCTTGCCCAGTCGAGGAACTCGTGGTGGGCCGCCTCGTTGCTGCCGCCCGGCTTGATGCTGTCGCCGTAGCGCAGCACCTCCCGCTCCAGCAACCGCGCCATCCGGGCCTGCTGGTCGATGGTGAGGAACACCACGCCCTCCAGCCGGGCCGGGATCACCTCGCCCCAGCCCTTCACCGAACCGGAGAGCACCCAGGAGTCCCTGGGCAGGAACACCGCCTGCATCAGCGCGATCCGGTCCTCCATCGGCCGCTTGTGCAGATAGGGCGGGGAGGTCGGCAGCCAGAGGTAGTCGTCGGCCTCGGCGTGCGGCACCGAGTGCAGGGAGGCCAGTGCCCGGCCCAGGGTGGTGGTGCCCGCCCCGCTCGCTCCCGTGATCAGCAGCCGATGCCAGCGCATGTGCCGTCCCTCGTCCCGTCCTGGTTCGCTATACAGCCTCATCCGGCCCGTGCTAAGGATAGATCACCAGGCCGGAAGGGCCGAGGCCGTCGCGCTTTCCGTTCGCGGACAACCACATCGTTGGGGGCAACACTATGTGCCGGATCTACGGCTACTTCGGACATGGGTTCCACCCCACCGCACTCGACGGCGCGCGGGACGCCCAGCTCTCCGGCGGACCGGACGTCCAGCAGCACACCAGCGGCCCGGACTGGGGCATCGGCTGCAACCGTCTGTCCATTCAGGACCCCAGCACCGGCAGGCAGCCATTCCGCAACGCCGAGGGCACGGTGCACGCGGTGTTCAACGGCGAGATCTACAACTTCCGGGCCATCCGGGCCGAGCTGGCCGCGCACGGCGTGCACGTGGACGGCGACTCCGACGGCTCGGTCCTGGTGCCCTACTACGAGCTGCACGGGGACCGGTTCACAGAGCGGCTGGAGGGCATGTTCGCCATCGCCGTGGTGGACCTGCGCCGCGGCCGCGAGCTCAAGCTGTGGTGCGACCACCTCGCGGTGAAGAGCCTGTACTACGCGCACACCCAGGACGGCATCGCCTTCTCCTCCGAGCTGCGCGGCCTGACCGCGCTGGTGGAGAAGCCCCTGGACGTGGACCCGCTCGCGGTCGACGACTACCTCAACTGGCAGTGCCAGCCCAACGGATCCTCCTGGCACACCGGGGTTTCCGCGCTGCACCCCGGCGAGGTGCTGGTCTACGACGGCCGGTCCGCGCGCACCCGGCGGTGGTGGCAGGAGACCGAGCCGGTCACCGACGAGGGCAACGACCCCGAGCGCCTGGCCGCGTTGCTGGAACGGGAGGTGGCGCAGATGTCGTTGCAGTCCGCGCCGATCGCGGTGCAGGTCTCCGGTGGCCTGGACTCCAGCGTGCTGGCCACCCTGCTCAAGCAGCGCCGCGGCGACGTGACCGGCTTCCACGTCACGCACGAGGGCACGCACGACTCCGACGAGCTGGCCTACGCCAGGGACTCGGCCGCCTTCGCCGGGATTCCCCTTGAGGTGGTGGAGATCCGCGAGGCCGAGCTGCCGGAGCTGATCCCGGCCACGGTGGCCGCCCTGGGCGCGCCCAACGCCACCCCGCACGCGCTGAGCGCCTACGCGCTGTTCCGGGAGATCTCCGCCGGCGGCTTCCGGGTCTGCTTCGTCGGCGACGGCGCGGACGAGCAGTTCGGCGGCTACCGGCGCTACAGCACCGCGCTGGCCGCCGATGAGGACAGCTGGGCCGCCCGCTACCTGGACCGGCTTTCCCTTGTGCCGGAAGCGGAGTACCGGCGGCTCTACACCCCGGAGTACCGCGAGCTGCTCGACTCCAGGGGCAGCAGCAGGCAGCGCGCGCTGGAGCTGCTCGCCCGCCCCGCGCCCTCCCGGCTGGAGCAGCTGCTCAGCTTCGACCGGCTGCACAAGCTGCCCAGCCTCAACCTGCGCAAGCTGGACCACCTGTCCATGGCGCACGCGGTGGAGGGCCGGGTGCCCTACTGCCAGCCGGAGGTCACCCGGTTCGCCCGGCGCACCCCGGACACGTGGAAGATCAACGGGTCCAGCCGCAAGAAGATCCTCTGGGACGCCGGCGCCCGGTCCATCCCGGCCTCGGTCGCGGCCAGGGAGAAGCAGCCGTTCACCTTCCCGGTCAGCGCTTTCATGGCCCCCGGCGGCACGCTGTGGGACTTCGCCCGCGAGGTGCTCGCCCGGCCCCGGCTGTGCGCCTCGGGCTTCCTCAGCGAGGCCGCCGTGCGCCAGGTGGTCACCGAGCACGGCGCGGGCCAGGACCACTCGCGACTGCTGTGGGGCCTGATGGTGCTGGAGATCTCCCTGCCCTGACACGACAAATGGGCCGGGCGGTGGCGAGAACAGCCACTGCCCCGCCCGTTTGTCGTGCTGGAACTACTTCCGGCCAAGCTCCGGGATGTTGAGGTCACCCTCCAGCTCACGCAGCCGGTGCACGTCGAACATCCGGCGCACCATCGGCGTCTGCCAGCGGTGCACCACGGTCTTGCCGTCGTCCACCTCGTCCAGGTAGGCCAGGTCGTTGGGGCGCAACGGGTCCAGCAGCTCGGTCGGCACCCGGCCGGGGAAGATCTCCGCGCAGTGGTGCAGCGCGAAGTAGGCCTCCTTGGTGAAGCCGAGCTGCCCGGCCCGCGCGGCCAGGTCGCTGAAGTCGTGCTCCCCGGCCAGCAGCGCCAGGATGTCGACCAGCTTGTAGAGCACCAGGTCCTTGAGCGCGAGCACCTCGTTGCGGTGCGCGGCCTCCCTGGCGAAGTGCAGACAGCTGAAGATCAGCATGTCGGTCGGGGAGATCACGCTGAGCCCGTTGAGCTCGATCCGGTTGTCCAGCAACGCGGATACCGCGGCGTCGCTGCGGTTGCCGGTCATCAGGTCGATGGAGAAGTGCACGTCCAGGCGGTGGCACTCCAGCACCGAGGCTTCCGGCGTGGGCTTCATGTAGGAGTAGGTCTGGTGCGAGTGCATGGCCATGAACATGACCTGCCGCCGCGCCGCCGGGCGCACCGAGCTCGTCTCGTAGTCCCAGCTGCCCTGCACGTACCCGGCCTCCTGCAACGCCGCGGTGGCCGCGGGCAGCTGCTCCCGGTCCACCAGCAGGTCGTTGTCGTGGAAGGCGCGCATGCCCGGCGAGGGGTAGGCCATCGCGGCCACCGCGGCGCCCTTGAGCACCGCGCTGCGCACCCCGGCCGCGCTCAGCGCCGCCTGCACTTCGGCGGTGCGCGAGCGCTGCTCCTCGGCCATCAGCTCCTGGCCGGCCGCGGTGACCTTGAGCGACTTGATGAAGTAGGAGGAGCGCAGGGTCTGCCGGTGCGCGATGACGAAGCGCAGGATGTTGTGCCAGGCCACGCCGATGACCCGGTGCACGGTCAGCATGCCCAGCACCTGGTTCCAGTCCAGCGGGGTGTTGAGCAGCTTGAGCATCGCGTCGGCCTCGTCGGGCCGCGGATCGGGCAGGGACAGCAGGAGGACGAGCTCCGTCTCCTGGGACACCGGTTCGGTCACGGTCTTACCACCCTTCGGGACGGAAGTCGTGCAGGAATGCGGCGAGGTCGCCGTCGAGCTTGCGGTCGGCGGCCGCGCTGGCCGCCTCGTCGGCGTGCTGGGTCGCGATGCCGAGGGCGCAGGCCGCCAGCATCGAGGCGTCGGTGGCGGTGTCGCCGATGGCCATGGTGGCGCTGAGGTCCGGCTCGTTGAACCGCCGGCGCAGGTGCCTGCGCAGCGCGGCGGCCTTGGAGGTGCCGCGCGGGCGCACCACGTGCGCGCCGAACGGGCCGATGGTGACCGCCTCGCAGTCCAGCCCCGCCACCATCTCCGGCACCGGGACGCGGCTGCGGAAGATGGTCACCGCGGTGAACCACGGGATGTCCGCGGTGCCCTTGCCGGTGACCTCGATCTGCCGCCTTGGCACCCGGTAGGCCATCGCGAACTGGGCCGCGGCCCGCGCGCTGCTGGCGTAGAACTCGCCGGAGCACTCCGCCACCAGGTCGGTGGCGGAGTCCTCGGCCAGCGTGCGCAGCACCTCGTT from Crossiella sp. CA-258035 harbors:
- a CDS encoding methionine adenosyltransferase, coding for MLQIHRDSRSVEDLPYELVERKGVGHPDTMCDAMAERMSRYYSQHCLKEFGGVAHHWFDKVTLYGGGADIDYGRGEITAPYRVKVFGKGAYRVGSTEIPVQDIMFRAASDVLSQVTTGFDPSKHLVVELGIVDHHGSGRGVSRYQPQSVADLVKVRSGGLVSNDTNLLHGFAPLSRLENLVQGLEHLINGSDFKQRHPDSGWDVKVFGSRRGDKFSLVVNMPFLAAHIESMDQYWARKAVIQQELNEFIQGLGIADYELLMNATDRNGRPYLTALGSVADTGDVGVVGRGNRVNGLITPMRPMSIEAPAGKNPLDHTGKIYNVMAMRLAQQVHEKCGGATQVHIFTSKEAPLESPDEVVVTAPDPDEAMVAALVEEAIANTGELTVELIEKGITLW
- a CDS encoding phosphotransferase codes for the protein MIERAVRLIDAGEAEELEGRGVNRSYRLIDGDRVLSVKAHCAATSAETDHRRIRRVDEALSGTDWYPPVLDIGYAAPDRLVVIRPFVPGAASEDAARHLDVLAGVLGELAAGTAAVPAELVWDYATPWLTEGEREQLEAKEVLTGEWDNLLRAMDEHLGDLLAAALRLTGTGEPALYHGDLHGRNLIWHESRPLTVIDWDETGFSHRPADIGKALWLSCRKGRGDFELDPSAVRRFLALLRANPALPTVEAADLARLGAIWFLPRYHHVTLLAQRDAEFIPWYLGWVSRFWARFPANLDLVSRG
- a CDS encoding AAA family ATPase; translated protein: MRWHRLLITGASGAGTTTLGRALASLHSVPHAEADDYLWLPTSPPYLHKRPMEDRIALMQAVFLPRDSWVLSGSVKGWGEVIPARLEGVVFLTIDQQARMARLLEREVLRYGDSIKPGGSNEAAHHEFLDWARGYDDDTASRSLASDEKWLAGLTCPVLRLDSAQPVADLVAAVERWTSAELVVGESGP
- the asnB gene encoding asparagine synthase (glutamine-hydrolyzing) produces the protein MCRIYGYFGHGFHPTALDGARDAQLSGGPDVQQHTSGPDWGIGCNRLSIQDPSTGRQPFRNAEGTVHAVFNGEIYNFRAIRAELAAHGVHVDGDSDGSVLVPYYELHGDRFTERLEGMFAIAVVDLRRGRELKLWCDHLAVKSLYYAHTQDGIAFSSELRGLTALVEKPLDVDPLAVDDYLNWQCQPNGSSWHTGVSALHPGEVLVYDGRSARTRRWWQETEPVTDEGNDPERLAALLEREVAQMSLQSAPIAVQVSGGLDSSVLATLLKQRRGDVTGFHVTHEGTHDSDELAYARDSAAFAGIPLEVVEIREAELPELIPATVAALGAPNATPHALSAYALFREISAGGFRVCFVGDGADEQFGGYRRYSTALAADEDSWAARYLDRLSLVPEAEYRRLYTPEYRELLDSRGSSRQRALELLARPAPSRLEQLLSFDRLHKLPSLNLRKLDHLSMAHAVEGRVPYCQPEVTRFARRTPDTWKINGSSRKKILWDAGARSIPASVAAREKQPFTFPVSAFMAPGGTLWDFAREVLARPRLCASGFLSEAAVRQVVTEHGAGQDHSRLLWGLMVLEISLP
- a CDS encoding nucleotidyltransferase family protein is translated as MTEPVSQETELVLLLSLPDPRPDEADAMLKLLNTPLDWNQVLGMLTVHRVIGVAWHNILRFVIAHRQTLRSSYFIKSLKVTAAGQELMAEEQRSRTAEVQAALSAAGVRSAVLKGAAVAAMAYPSPGMRAFHDNDLLVDREQLPAATAALQEAGYVQGSWDYETSSVRPAARRQVMFMAMHSHQTYSYMKPTPEASVLECHRLDVHFSIDLMTGNRSDAAVSALLDNRIELNGLSVISPTDMLIFSCLHFAREAAHRNEVLALKDLVLYKLVDILALLAGEHDFSDLAARAGQLGFTKEAYFALHHCAEIFPGRVPTELLDPLRPNDLAYLDEVDDGKTVVHRWQTPMVRRMFDVHRLRELEGDLNIPELGRK
- a CDS encoding HAD hydrolase family protein, which produces MRIRYAALDLDGTLIDEADEPYEGVVAGLRALRKRGVLPLVITGRAARSFRNLRHLDDLFAEVDDEVLLSEGNVRIALGVNELSFSLSCPNEVLRTLAEDSATDLVAECSGEFYASSARAAAQFAMAYRVPRRQIEVTGKGTADIPWFTAVTIFRSRVPVPEMVAGLDCEAVTIGPFGAHVVRPRGTSKAAALRRHLRRRFNEPDLSATMAIGDTATDASMLAACALGIATQHADEAASAAADRKLDGDLAAFLHDFRPEGW